GCGGGGCGGGGCGCAGCCTGACGCTCAATTTCCCGAGTGTGCCGGAGGGCGATTACCGGCTCACGCTGGTCGTGAGTGGATCGGGGATCACCGACAGCACGACGCAGACCATTCGCGTGAGGTCGGGGAGGTAGGCACACCTCTCACCTCTCGTTTCGCATTTCAGACTTCAGATGTCTGATGTCCGAGATGTGAGGTGGGAGGATGAGACTGAAATAGATGATTGCGATGTGAGCAACCAATGAGATGGGAATCCCGATCGTATGCGGAGGGGACTGCGGTCGGGGTCGGGTCGCGGTCCAGGTCGGGGTCGGGTCGCGGTCCAGGTCGGGGTCGGGGTCGGGTCGGGGTCAAGGTCAAGGTGCCCCCCTCGCGATAGTCCCGGTCGGCGCCCAGCCGCCCACGATCGCATCTCTCACATCATTCGTTGCTCACATCCCAATCATCTATTTCTGTCCCATCTCCCACCATCTCACATCTCATCCTCTCCCCATCTCACCTCTCAAGGGAGCGAGAGGATTTGACGAGGACAATGCCTACGGGTGCGCCGTAGTCATCGTTCGAGATGGGCAGGCCCGGCGGCGCCATCCATTGGCCTCCGTCCGCGCGCACCATGAGGCGGTGGGTTCCCGGCGCGAGCTTGAGCTCGGCGCGCCAGCGTCCGCTGGGATGCCGCTTGAGCTGCGTCACGGTCCAGGCCGTGGCATCGCCCATCAGCTCCACGCTTTCCGCACGCGGCGCATCAACAAGCAGCACGACGCGCAGCGTGTCACCCGCGCCCTCGCCGGCAGCGGTTCCGGACTCGAGCGAGGCGCTGTCCACACCCGTCGTTGACGCCGCCACGGTGACGCCACGCAGACTGGCGGCATCCACGCGGCCGAGGGTGCGGGCCTCGAAGGACAAAATGCCGTTGGGCGTGCCCGCATGATCGTCCCGCCAAGGCAGACGCGAAATGCGCACACCGATGCCCACAATGGGCGAGAAACCGCGACGCGGTCGGTCACTGAGGTCATCGCGCAGCGACGTGCCGCCCACCGTGGCCGCATTGGACGCCGCCGACCCCACCAGCGACAGCCAACCCGTCACCGGCTGCACCACGGCCACCGAGGCCACTGTGGGCACCGCCTGGGGACGCGGCGCGAGCGCGTCGCGACTGATCCAGGTCGCCACCGGCGCCGTCACCGACACCAGCCAGCCCGTGGCACCGGTCTGGAAGCCCATCGAGGCAATGCCCGTGGCCAGATCGCGCCGCTGCACGGTGCGCAAAGTGCGACTGCTCACCATGCGTCCCGCATCGTTCGGCAAGCCCGCCATCTGATCAGGCTCGTCCACCGTGATGGTCTGCGTGGTCATGCGACTGGCGCGCTCGAGCGACATGCCGAAGGCCAGTTCGACACCGGCGTAGCGCGTGATGAGCCCCGCCTCCGCCCGCCCAACGCGACCCACGTCCACACGCCGCGAAATGGTGGTGTCGGCGCCGCGATCATCGAGGCCGCCCGAGGCCTGTACCACCGGCAAACCGCCAAGCCGCCCCGGTGCGCCGTCCAGCGAGCCATGGCCAAAGGACACCGCGCCCCAGACCCGCTGTTCGCCAAACCGTGCACGCGCGCGCAAGGCCAGCGTGCCCTGCGTTGCCTCATGACTGCTCATGGCATCGCGCAGGCTCGCATTGCCGCTGGCGAGGGCCGTGAACTTGACTCGACCGAGACGCCCGATGGGCTGCGTGGCGCCCAGCCACACGTCGTTGCGCTGCGACAGGGCGCTGCCGCTGCCGTCAGGCAGCAGGGCGACGCCGAGGAGCGAGAAGCTGGCCGTTTCCGTGACGCTGCCGATGTTGGCCGACGGCGCGATGGGCGACTCGGTCCGCGATTGCGCCATGAGCGCACGCCCGCCCGCCAGCGAGGCCAGCGCCGCCGAAAGGGCGCAGGGCACCGCCCAACGGTGACTCCGGGAACTACGACTCGACGGAGCCGGAGTCCCAGGCCACGGACGCTGCGTCGCACGAAGGGGTCGGCGGGCGATCGTCACGGGTCAGGTGGGCGAATCGGCTTGCGATCCGTCGTCGCAGGTGTGGACGGCGAAGCGCCAGGCGGGATCGTTCCTCGAACATAGCGATTGAGGGCCTCGAGGGCCATACCGGGGCCACGCTGCGCGTTCTTGGCGACGAGTGCCTGAAGACCGAGCAGCGCTTCGTCCCCCTTGGGCAGCGGGGACAGCGCATTCACGGCGTCTCGGGCATTGGGACGAGGCACGCCGCGGCTCACGAGATCCGTGAGCACGACCAGGGCAATTTCGGTGGAGCCACGCGGGTTGTTGCGGCGCACGGACTGCAGCGTGGCCTCATCAATGCCCGCACGCAGGGCGGCCGCGCCGGCGGCCAGTTCGTCGGGTGAACTCGTGGGCCCGAGCGTCTCGCGTGCCGAGTTGAGGGCGGCGGCGAATTCACGCACGGTGCGCAGGATACGCTCGCTGCTCATGCGACGCGCCGCCCCTTCAAGCGCACGATTGATGAGCGGCCGCGTTGGCAGGCCCATGTCGCGCGCGTCCTCGAACAGGCCGCGCAGGGTGTTGGCCGTGAGTGAGTCGAAACGGCTTTCGTCGAACTGAATCTGTGCACGGCTTTGCAGCGCGACCTGCGAGGCCGCAGCCTGCGTGGTCGCGGGCAACACCGGCGACGCGCTGGCACGCAGCGTGTCCGGCCGTGCCTGGGCGCCCAGGGGCCGTGCGGCAACTGCCAGTGGTGCCCAGGCCAGCATCAGCATGGGCAGCCTCGCCGACAGTCGCCAGCTCAGACTCCTGTGCTCCCGTTTCAACGCGCAGCCTCGTCGACGATCACGGCGTTGGTGGGGCCAAACCCGGCATCCGGCACCTGTGGCGCCAGCGGATCGACCAGCCACTGCTGACCGTCGACGACAAAGGCATAGGTGTGCCGACCCGGCTCAAGCGGCACCCGGGCCGACCAGGTGCCATCGGCCGCCTGCTGCACCATGGGCGTGGCCTGCTCGTCCCAGCCATTGAAGTCGCCCACCAGCGAGACTTCACGCGCCGTTGCGGGCAGGCGCAGCTCAAAACGCACCGTTCCGTCGCCCACCGCACGCGTGCTGCCCTCAAGCGTGTGCGCCGAGCCGGCAACAAACGCGCTGTCGGCCTGGCGCTGACTGGCCTCGGGCCGCCAGGGGCGCACCACACTCACGACCAACACGGCCGCTGCCGCGGCGCCCCACCACCACTGCGGACGGGGCAGACGCCGAGTTCCCGGTTTGCCGCCACCACCGCCATGCTTCCGGCCTGCCTCGGCCAGTACGGCCCGGGCACAGTCTGCCGCCATGTGTGGCGTAGAGGCCGGCAGCGCCGCATACGACGCCCTGAGCCGCTGCGTGAGGCGCGTCTCCAATTCGGCGTCGACGCCGCTCTGATCATCGGGACCCGGGAAGGGCAAAGGCTGGTCAGCCATGACAGACCTCCCCGGTGGGCGCATTGCGACTCATGACGCCGGCCCCTCGAAGTCGCGGCCCAGCAGCGCCCGCAACCGCTCGCTGCCGCGCTTGACGCGCATCTTGAGCGCCGACTCGCCTGCGCCTGTCATGGCCGACATCTCGCCGTACTCCAGCCCTTCGGCGTACTTGAGCAGCAGCGCTTCCCGCTGCAACGGATCGAGCTGCGCCAGG
This Gemmatimonas sp. UBA7669 DNA region includes the following protein-coding sequences:
- a CDS encoding glycogen-binding domain-containing protein yields the protein MPCALSAALASLAGGRALMAQSRTESPIAPSANIGSVTETASFSLLGVALLPDGSGSALSQRNDVWLGATQPIGRLGRVKFTALASGNASLRDAMSSHEATQGTLALRARARFGEQRVWGAVSFGHGSLDGAPGRLGGLPVVQASGGLDDRGADTTISRRVDVGRVGRAEAGLITRYAGVELAFGMSLERASRMTTQTITVDEPDQMAGLPNDAGRMVSSRTLRTVQRRDLATGIASMGFQTGATGWLVSVTAPVATWISRDALAPRPQAVPTVASVAVVQPVTGWLSLVGSAASNAATVGGTSLRDDLSDRPRRGFSPIVGIGVRISRLPWRDDHAGTPNGILSFEARTLGRVDAASLRGVTVAASTTGVDSASLESGTAAGEGAGDTLRVVLLVDAPRAESVELMGDATAWTVTQLKRHPSGRWRAELKLAPGTHRLMVRADGGQWMAPPGLPISNDDYGAPVGIVLVKSSRSLER
- a CDS encoding isoamylase early set domain-containing protein, which translates into the protein MADQPLPFPGPDDQSGVDAELETRLTQRLRASYAALPASTPHMAADCARAVLAEAGRKHGGGGGKPGTRRLPRPQWWWGAAAAAVLVVSVVRPWRPEASQRQADSAFVAGSAHTLEGSTRAVGDGTVRFELRLPATAREVSLVGDFNGWDEQATPMVQQAADGTWSARVPLEPGRHTYAFVVDGQQWLVDPLAPQVPDAGFGPTNAVIVDEAAR